The region GCAGGTTCGAGGCCCGTGGCGTGTTCGACGTCGAGGCGTTCGAGCGCGCCGTGGAGATCGTGTTCCTGGCCCAGGAGATCATCGTCGGCAACTCGTCCTATCCGACCGAGCGGATCGCCCACAACGCCCGCCGCTACCGCCAGTTGGGCCTGGGCTACGCCAACCTCGGCAGCCTGCTGATGAGCCAGGGCCTGGCGTACGACTCCGATGAGGGGCGGGCGTGGGCGGCGGCGATCACCGCGCTCATGACCGGTCGCGCCTACCGGGCGTCGGCGGAGATCGCCCGGGCCATGGGCCCGTTCGACGGCTTCGCCGACGACCGCGACGGCATGCTCCGCGTCATCGCCAAGCACACCGACGCCGTGGACGGGATCGACGCGGATCTCGCCCCGTCCAATGTCCTCGAGGCCGCCCGACGGGCCTGGAGCGAGTGCGGCGACCTGGGCGCGCGGCACGGCGTCCGCAACGCGCAGGCGTCGGTCCTGGCGCCGACCGGGACGATCGCCTTCCTGCTCGACTGCGACACCACCGGCATCGAGCCCGACCTGGGGCTGGTCAAGACCAAGAAGCTGGTCGGTGGAGGCTCCATGCGGATCGTCAACCGCACCGTGCCGGTCGCCCTGGAGCGGCTGGGCTACCAGCCCGAGCAGATCGAGGCGATCGTCGCCTACATCGACGACAACTCGACCGTGCAGGGGGCGCCCGCGCTGCGCCCGGAGCACCTGCCGGTGTTCGACTGCGCGATGGGGGAGCGCTCGATCGCGCCCACCGGTCACCTGCGCATGATGTCCGCGGTGCAGCCGTTCATCAGCGGGGCCATCAGCAAGACCGTGAACATGCCCGAGTCGGCGACCGTCGAGGACGTCGAGGACATGTTCATGCGCGGCTGGCATCTCGGTCTCAAGGCGATCGCGATCTACCGGGACAACTGCAAGGTCGGCCAGCCCCTGGCGGTCACCCGCAAGGAGCCCGCGGTCACCACGACCGAGGAGGCCGTGGGGCAGGGTATGGTCCGCCGGCGGCTGCCCCAGCAGCGGCCCAGTCAGACCATCTCCTTCCAGGTCGGCGACGCCGAGGGTTACCTCACCGCGGGCGAGTACCCCGGTGACGGGCTGGGTGAGATCTTCGTCAAGCTGGGCAAGCAGGGCTCGACCCTGTCGGGCGTCATGGACGCCTTCGCGATCAGCGTCAGCCTGGGCCTGCAGTACGGGGTGCCGCTGGAGGCGTACGTCTCGAAGTTCATCAACATGCGCTTCGAGCCGTCCGGGCTGACCGACGACCCGGAGGTGCGCTTCTCCGCCTCGTTGGCGGACTACATGTTCCGCCGCCTGGCGATCGAGTACCTGCCCGCCGACAAGCGCCGACAGCTGGGGATCTACACGGTCCAGGAGCGCCAGCAGTCGCTCGACGCAGGCGCACCGGCCATGCCCGAGCCGGGCCAGGGCGATCCCCCGGCTGACGCCGCCGGGCAGACGGTCCTGCCGGTCGACGAGCGACCGCACCGGGTCGACGACATCTACGGTGACGCGCCCATGTGCTACTCGTGCGGTGTCAGGATGCAGCGCGCCGGCTCCTGCCACGTCTGCGGTTCCTGCGGCACGACCTCAGGCTGCAGTTGACCTGGAGGGTCTACGACTCGGCTACGGTCGCCCCTATGGGTGACCGGGGGTCGCGACTGGTCGTCGACGGCATGAACGTCATCGGGTCCCGGCCCGACGGCTGGTGGCGGGACCGCGACGCGGCCGTGCGCCGGCTGTTCGCCGGGCTGCGGGCGCTGGCGGCGCAGCGGGGCACGTGGGTCACCCTCGTGCTCGACGGCCGCCCGATCGAGGCCCTGGAGGAGGGGCGCCACGAGGGCGTCGTGGTGCGCTACGCCAGCCGCCCCGGCCGGGACGCCGCGGACGACCGCATCGTCGGGCTGGTCGGGGCCGACGACGCGCCGGCGTCGCTCGTGGTCGTCACCGCCGACCGTGA is a window of Actinomycetota bacterium DNA encoding:
- a CDS encoding NYN domain-containing protein, translating into MGDRGSRLVVDGMNVIGSRPDGWWRDRDAAVRRLFAGLRALAAQRGTWVTLVLDGRPIEALEEGRHEGVVVRYASRPGRDAADDRIVGLVGADDAPASLVVVTADRDLRARVEALGASTSGPCDLLRHLDRLGGG